A window of Christiangramia forsetii KT0803 contains these coding sequences:
- a CDS encoding DUF6327 family protein: MRIYSSFEEIDKDLKILKLQTEIDKEEIKLSLDQTKEHLSPKSLLGSSVGSLIHKLLAIKAVSKIMGVKNTERNYIKD; the protein is encoded by the coding sequence ATGAGAATATATTCATCTTTTGAAGAAATTGATAAGGATCTTAAGATTTTAAAGTTACAGACTGAAATCGATAAAGAGGAAATCAAGCTTAGTTTAGATCAAACTAAGGAACATCTATCTCCCAAATCCCTTTTAGGCAGTAGCGTAGGCTCTCTGATCCATAAATTACTTGCTATAAAAGCAGTATCCAAGATCATGGGAGTAAAGAATACCGAAAGAAATTATATAAAAGATTAA
- a CDS encoding phage holin family protein: protein MAFEKLSDSIHDLNNNIQTYIQSNSEFYKLRAFRQGMKGATALVRFLIMGFLLSVAGIMLSFALAIVISQAIGIPSSGYFIVGGFYIIVFILIFIFGKEPIEKLVLKKFSKSVFNEKE from the coding sequence ATGGCATTTGAAAAACTATCTGACAGTATTCATGATTTAAATAATAATATTCAGACTTACATTCAAAGTAATTCTGAATTTTATAAACTTAGGGCCTTTAGGCAGGGGATGAAGGGAGCAACTGCTCTTGTACGTTTCCTAATTATGGGCTTTCTATTGAGTGTTGCTGGAATAATGCTTTCTTTTGCCTTAGCTATTGTAATAAGCCAGGCTATTGGTATCCCGAGTTCGGGTTATTTTATTGTCGGAGGATTCTATATAATTGTTTTTATTTTGATTTTTATCTTCGGAAAAGAACCAATTGAAAAACTTGTTCTTAAGAAATTTTCTAAATCAGTTTTTAACGAAAAAGAATAG
- a CDS encoding YtxH domain-containing protein: MANTGNTLLALITGAAIGAGVGLLYAPDSGDKTRKKLKKDAQKAQDNINKRYHETSSNLTDKAKKARVDFEQRLEETLSSASHKADDILSAMETKLEELRKQNAKLQKDKSGKSAGNSPDKAVV, encoded by the coding sequence ATGGCAAATACAGGAAATACCCTTTTAGCGTTAATTACAGGTGCAGCAATAGGAGCTGGTGTAGGATTACTATATGCTCCGGATAGCGGTGATAAAACACGTAAAAAGCTTAAAAAGGACGCTCAAAAAGCTCAGGATAACATAAACAAACGTTATCATGAAACCAGTTCTAATTTAACTGATAAAGCTAAAAAGGCCAGGGTAGATTTTGAACAACGACTTGAAGAAACGCTTTCTTCAGCCAGCCATAAAGCAGATGATATTTTATCTGCAATGGAGACGAAACTTGAGGAATTAAGAAAACAAAATGCTAAATTGCAAAAAGATAAATCAGGCAAGTCTGCTGGAAATTCACCAGACAAAGCTGTAGTATAA
- a CDS encoding glutamine--tRNA ligase/YqeY domain fusion protein encodes MNEEKKSLNFIEQIIEEDLSNNYKKEDLKFRFPPEPNGYLHIGHASSICLNFRLGERYNAPVNLRFDDTNPAKEEQEYVDAIKKDIEWLGFKWAEECYASDYFQQLYDWAVEMIKNGDAYVDSQTSEEIAEQKGTPTQPGQASPFRNRSVEENLDLFEKMKNGETPEKGDVLRAKISMGAGNMLMRDPVMYRCLHKSHHRTGDNWKIYPMYDWAHGESDFIEHVSHSFCTLEFLPHRELYNWFIKKVSKPGEFEPKQREFARRNLSHTIVSKRKLLQLVEKGFVDSWDDPRMPTISGLRRRGYTAESIRKFADSIGVGKRENLIDVSHLEFCAREDLNKIAPRVMGVLDPVKLVITNYPEGEEEWLDAENNPEDETAGSRKVPFSRELYIEKEDFKESANRKFFRLTLGKEVRLKNAYIIKGEDVVKDTEGNITEIHCTYDLKSKSGSGTEESLRKVKGTLHWVSVKHAIEAEIRLYDRLFTEEMPDGIKDRDYLDFVNPESLKIVTGYLEPGLKDAKEQDKVQFQRIGYFCVDRDSTAARPIFNRTVSLRDSWAKIKN; translated from the coding sequence ATGAACGAAGAAAAAAAGTCGCTCAATTTTATCGAGCAAATCATTGAAGAGGATCTAAGCAATAATTATAAAAAGGAGGATCTGAAATTCCGTTTTCCACCGGAACCTAATGGATATCTTCATATTGGGCACGCTTCTTCAATTTGTCTGAATTTTAGGCTAGGGGAGCGCTATAATGCTCCGGTAAACCTTCGTTTTGATGATACAAATCCTGCAAAAGAAGAGCAGGAGTATGTTGATGCCATAAAGAAGGATATTGAGTGGCTGGGATTTAAATGGGCAGAAGAATGTTATGCTTCAGATTATTTTCAACAGCTTTATGACTGGGCGGTAGAAATGATCAAAAATGGAGATGCTTATGTAGACAGCCAGACTTCAGAAGAAATCGCGGAACAAAAAGGAACTCCAACACAGCCTGGACAAGCAAGTCCATTTAGAAATCGTTCCGTAGAAGAAAATCTTGATCTTTTTGAAAAGATGAAGAATGGCGAAACACCTGAAAAAGGGGATGTTTTAAGGGCTAAAATAAGCATGGGTGCAGGCAATATGCTTATGAGGGATCCTGTTATGTATAGATGTCTTCATAAAAGTCATCATCGTACGGGTGATAACTGGAAAATTTATCCAATGTATGACTGGGCTCATGGCGAAAGTGATTTTATTGAACATGTGTCACACTCATTCTGCACCCTGGAATTCTTACCCCACCGTGAACTTTATAACTGGTTTATTAAAAAAGTAAGTAAACCCGGCGAATTTGAGCCTAAACAGCGAGAATTTGCTCGTCGTAATTTAAGTCATACCATTGTTAGTAAAAGAAAATTACTTCAACTGGTAGAAAAGGGATTTGTAGATTCATGGGATGACCCTAGAATGCCTACTATTTCCGGTTTAAGAAGAAGAGGTTATACTGCGGAATCTATTAGAAAATTTGCTGATTCTATTGGAGTTGGGAAGAGAGAAAATTTAATTGATGTTTCTCATCTTGAATTCTGCGCCAGGGAAGATTTAAATAAAATAGCTCCACGTGTGATGGGGGTGTTAGATCCTGTAAAACTTGTGATCACTAATTATCCTGAAGGAGAAGAGGAGTGGTTAGATGCTGAAAATAATCCTGAAGACGAAACTGCAGGTAGTAGAAAAGTGCCATTTTCACGAGAATTATATATTGAAAAAGAGGATTTTAAGGAAAGTGCGAACAGAAAGTTTTTCAGATTAACCCTGGGAAAAGAGGTTCGACTGAAAAATGCCTATATCATTAAAGGAGAAGATGTGGTGAAGGATACAGAAGGTAATATTACTGAAATTCATTGTACGTACGATCTCAAAAGTAAGAGTGGAAGCGGTACTGAAGAATCTTTGAGAAAAGTGAAAGGGACATTGCACTGGGTATCTGTAAAGCATGCTATTGAAGCTGAAATCAGGCTTTATGATAGGCTTTTTACTGAAGAAATGCCTGATGGTATAAAAGACCGGGATTACCTTGATTTCGTAAATCCTGAATCTTTGAAAATAGTTACCGGCTATTTAGAACCAGGCCTAAAAGACGCCAAAGAACAGGATAAAGTCCAGTTTCAGCGTATAGGTTATTTTTGTGTAGATAGAGATTCTACGGCTGCAAGACCTATTTTTAATAGAACCGTTAGCTTGCGCGATTCCTGGGCTAAGATCAAGAATTAG
- a CDS encoding ZIP family metal transporter: MEDIYKIILYSAFSGITVFIGGLLSKFYGGGFKTDNSKAELFHFITAFGGGILVAAIALVLVPRGMEKLNLPILMLAFITGAFSVFFIDRKLQKSGNTLSQLLAMLLDFIPEAIALGAIFATDPKTGILLAIFIGLQNLPESFNSFQDLKSNGLSDKKSLIILFFLSFSGILGAIIGYLFLKDLPQVTAFLMVFASGGILYLIFQDIAPNVKLKKSWLPALGANLGFLIGMIGEKLIQ; encoded by the coding sequence ATGGAGGACATTTATAAAATCATCTTATACTCCGCATTTTCAGGAATTACAGTGTTTATTGGTGGTCTTCTTTCCAAATTCTATGGAGGCGGATTTAAAACTGACAACAGTAAAGCGGAATTATTCCATTTTATTACCGCTTTTGGCGGAGGCATTCTGGTAGCAGCTATTGCTTTGGTCCTTGTTCCACGTGGAATGGAAAAACTTAATCTTCCAATATTAATGCTGGCATTCATTACCGGAGCATTCAGCGTCTTTTTTATTGATAGAAAACTTCAAAAATCGGGAAATACCTTATCACAACTTTTGGCTATGCTTTTAGATTTTATTCCTGAAGCTATTGCCCTGGGCGCCATCTTTGCAACCGATCCTAAAACTGGAATTCTATTGGCTATTTTTATCGGTCTCCAAAACCTTCCGGAATCCTTTAATTCTTTTCAGGATCTAAAGAGCAATGGTTTAAGTGATAAAAAAAGTCTGATTATATTATTCTTTTTAAGCTTTTCCGGGATTTTAGGGGCGATCATCGGATACTTATTTCTGAAAGATCTACCACAGGTAACGGCATTTTTAATGGTATTCGCCAGTGGCGGAATTCTATATCTTATCTTTCAGGATATCGCTCCAAATGTGAAGCTTAAAAAATCCTGGTTACCGGCCTTAGGGGCGAATTTGGGATTTCTAATAGGAATGATTGGAGAAAAACTTATTCAATAA
- the folB gene encoding dihydroneopterin aldolase: MGVIKLKNIKVFSYHGCLDEEGKIGSEYRVDLKVHGDLSNSAKTDKLSDTVDYVHLNKIVKEEMAIRSKLLETVAERILNRVMNELIMVQKAKVDVSKINPPIGGNVAMVTVSRKKSR; encoded by the coding sequence GTGGGAGTAATAAAACTTAAAAATATCAAGGTATTTTCTTATCACGGATGTCTTGATGAAGAGGGTAAAATTGGCAGTGAATACCGCGTAGATCTTAAAGTTCATGGTGATCTGTCTAATTCAGCTAAAACAGATAAATTAAGCGATACCGTAGATTATGTTCATTTAAATAAGATCGTCAAAGAAGAAATGGCGATAAGATCTAAATTGCTCGAAACCGTTGCTGAAAGAATTTTGAATCGTGTTATGAACGAACTCATTATGGTTCAGAAAGCTAAGGTGGATGTTTCTAAAATTAATCCACCAATTGGTGGAAATGTTGCCATGGTCACGGTAAGCCGAAAGAAATCAAGGTAG
- a CDS encoding LysE family translocator, whose product MLQDVLAALPLGLFLAFLFGPVFFVLLETAAIKGFRAAFALDLGVILADVIFIAIAYFSTTKLLERLKDDPALFIFGGMILATYGVMSFLQTKKTIHTEDETPEIRKLGKSDYFGLFAKGFLLNFINIGVLGFWLGVIIVFGPKMEMQTDRISVFLLSVLVTYLIVDVIKILLAKKLNRKLTPHRIYIMKRGISMVLVLFGAVLIFQGFFPNQVNEIKDQIEEITPSDSLIGKLENLGNSENNE is encoded by the coding sequence ATGTTACAGGACGTTTTAGCAGCTTTACCATTAGGGTTATTTCTAGCTTTTTTGTTTGGTCCGGTATTTTTTGTATTACTGGAAACCGCCGCTATAAAAGGTTTTAGGGCGGCTTTCGCTTTAGATCTGGGGGTTATACTGGCCGATGTTATTTTTATCGCCATCGCTTATTTTAGTACCACTAAACTTCTGGAACGTCTAAAGGATGATCCCGCATTATTCATTTTTGGGGGGATGATCCTAGCAACTTATGGAGTGATGAGTTTTTTACAAACTAAAAAAACTATTCATACCGAAGACGAAACACCTGAAATTCGAAAATTGGGCAAAAGCGATTATTTTGGACTCTTTGCAAAGGGTTTCCTGCTCAATTTTATCAATATAGGTGTTCTGGGCTTCTGGTTAGGAGTAATCATCGTATTTGGTCCTAAAATGGAAATGCAGACAGATAGGATCTCAGTTTTTCTACTAAGTGTGCTGGTTACCTATCTTATTGTAGATGTTATAAAAATTCTTCTTGCTAAAAAGCTTAATAGAAAACTCACACCACATAGAATTTATATAATGAAAAGAGGAATAAGTATGGTACTTGTATTATTTGGTGCTGTGCTTATATTTCAAGGATTTTTTCCAAATCAGGTGAATGAAATTAAAGATCAGATAGAGGAGATCACTCCCAGTGATTCTTTAATTGGAAAACTGGAAAATTTAGGAAATTCTGAAAATAATGAATAA
- the rnr gene encoding ribonuclease R, with protein MKNKKKTKTKIQGNLSRSIIDILRNNSGKTYNYKQIASILGVNDASSRNQIIKKLAQLAAKQEIEEVERGKFKIESNKNYYTGVLDLTTKGYGYVMVEEFADDIFIANKDLNTAFDGDTVEIYVFNRRRRKRSEGEITKIIKRKRTEFVGTLQQKKDFGFVVIDDKSMHTDFFIPGNKLNGAENGDKVVVEFEEWPKKADSPLGKITRVLGTPGEHHTEIHSILAQYGLPHDFPEEVEEFANKIDTSINKEEISKRRDMRDVLTFTIDPKDAKDFDDALSFEKLKNGNYEIGIHIADVSHYLQPGTILDEEAYERATSVYLVDRVVPMLPEILSNNACSLRPKEEKFTFSAVFEIDDNATVKNQWFGRTVTYSDERFAYEEAQHILETGTGTIPDDVSIRNHAYSVRGALIEAVVTLNTLAKKMRTRRMKDGAISFDKVEVKFNLNEDNNPVGVFFKTAKDANKLIEEFMLLANRKVAEYIGKQSPKKTFVYRNHDEPDDQKLASLQTIVGRFGHKLNLKDRSSTTSSLNKLLEDVQGRKEQNMVDTLAIRTMSKAYYGTESIGHYGLAFDYYTHFTSPIRRYPDVMVHRLLQHYLDGAKSASEEEYETKCHHSSEMENLATNAERDSIKYMQVKFMQDHENEEFLGVISGVTEWGIFVEIVENKCEGMIRLRDMNDDHYEFNADEFSVVGKRTGQTYTLGDEVYVKVKNADLIKRHLDFTLLGNREEVETN; from the coding sequence ATGAAGAATAAGAAGAAAACGAAAACTAAAATACAAGGCAATCTTTCCAGAAGTATCATCGATATACTTCGTAACAATTCAGGAAAAACATATAATTATAAACAAATAGCTTCCATTTTAGGAGTTAATGACGCCAGTAGTAGAAATCAGATTATAAAAAAACTAGCTCAGCTAGCTGCAAAACAAGAGATTGAAGAAGTTGAGCGAGGAAAATTTAAAATAGAAAGTAACAAGAATTATTATACCGGCGTACTGGATCTTACCACAAAGGGATATGGTTATGTAATGGTTGAGGAATTTGCAGATGATATTTTTATTGCAAATAAGGACCTGAATACTGCCTTTGATGGGGATACTGTAGAAATTTACGTTTTTAATCGCCGTAGAAGAAAGCGCTCTGAAGGTGAAATAACCAAAATTATAAAGCGAAAACGTACAGAATTTGTTGGAACACTTCAGCAGAAAAAAGATTTCGGGTTTGTGGTGATTGATGATAAATCTATGCATACCGACTTTTTTATCCCCGGCAATAAGCTTAATGGAGCTGAGAATGGAGATAAAGTGGTAGTAGAATTTGAAGAATGGCCAAAAAAAGCAGATTCTCCGTTAGGTAAAATAACCAGAGTACTTGGTACCCCCGGGGAACATCATACCGAAATTCACTCTATTCTTGCTCAATATGGTTTACCCCATGATTTTCCGGAAGAAGTTGAAGAATTTGCCAATAAGATAGATACTTCAATAAATAAAGAAGAAATAAGTAAAAGAAGGGACATGCGGGATGTTCTAACTTTTACCATTGATCCGAAAGATGCCAAAGATTTTGATGATGCTTTAAGTTTTGAGAAACTTAAAAATGGCAATTATGAGATAGGAATTCATATTGCAGATGTATCCCACTATTTGCAACCGGGCACCATTCTGGACGAAGAAGCTTATGAACGTGCTACCTCTGTTTATTTAGTAGACAGGGTGGTACCAATGTTACCAGAAATACTTTCTAACAATGCCTGTTCATTAAGACCGAAGGAAGAAAAATTTACTTTTTCAGCAGTTTTTGAAATTGATGATAATGCGACGGTTAAAAATCAGTGGTTTGGTAGAACAGTAACTTATTCAGATGAACGCTTTGCTTATGAAGAAGCTCAGCATATTCTAGAAACCGGTACAGGAACAATTCCTGATGATGTTTCTATTAGAAATCATGCGTATTCTGTTAGAGGTGCTTTGATAGAAGCCGTAGTGACCTTGAACACACTTGCTAAGAAAATGCGTACCAGAAGAATGAAGGATGGGGCGATTTCCTTTGATAAAGTTGAAGTGAAATTCAATTTAAATGAGGATAATAATCCGGTTGGGGTATTCTTTAAAACTGCGAAAGACGCAAACAAACTTATTGAAGAATTTATGCTACTTGCCAACAGAAAAGTAGCGGAGTATATAGGTAAGCAGAGTCCTAAGAAGACTTTTGTTTATAGAAATCACGATGAACCAGACGATCAGAAATTAGCTTCTTTACAAACAATTGTAGGAAGATTTGGTCATAAACTTAATCTTAAAGATAGGAGTTCTACTACCTCTTCATTGAACAAATTATTAGAAGATGTTCAGGGGCGAAAAGAGCAAAATATGGTAGATACGCTCGCTATTAGAACCATGAGTAAAGCCTATTATGGAACTGAAAGTATTGGTCATTATGGTTTAGCTTTTGACTATTATACGCATTTCACTTCGCCTATTCGTAGATATCCCGATGTAATGGTTCATAGACTACTTCAGCATTATCTTGATGGAGCAAAGTCTGCAAGTGAAGAGGAATATGAAACTAAATGTCATCATAGTAGCGAAATGGAAAATCTTGCTACCAATGCTGAAAGGGATTCTATTAAATATATGCAGGTTAAATTCATGCAGGATCATGAGAACGAGGAATTTCTTGGGGTTATTTCAGGAGTGACCGAATGGGGGATATTTGTTGAAATTGTAGAGAACAAATGTGAAGGAATGATCAGGCTAAGGGATATGAACGATGATCACTATGAGTTTAATGCTGATGAATTTTCTGTAGTTGGAAAACGAACCGGACAAACCTATACTTTGGGTGATGAAGTCTATGTAAAAGTTAAAAATGCAGATCTTATTAAAAGACATTTAGACTTTACGTTGCTGGGAAATAGGGAAGAAGTTGAAACAAATTAA
- the rpiB gene encoding ribose 5-phosphate isomerase B translates to MKISIGNDHAGTDYKQMIQEKLESMGHTVTNYGTNAEDSVDYPDFVHPVAQDVENKKADLGIIICGSGNGANMTANKHQGVRSALCWNTEIAKLSREHNDANILSIPARFVSKDLATQMMETFVNTEFEGGRHQRRVDKIPAKKAC, encoded by the coding sequence ATGAAAATATCAATTGGAAATGATCATGCGGGTACAGATTATAAGCAAATGATCCAGGAAAAGCTTGAATCTATGGGGCATACGGTAACTAATTATGGAACTAATGCTGAAGACAGTGTAGATTACCCAGATTTTGTTCACCCCGTAGCGCAAGATGTAGAGAATAAAAAGGCCGATCTTGGAATCATTATCTGCGGAAGTGGAAATGGCGCTAATATGACGGCTAATAAGCATCAGGGTGTTAGATCGGCACTATGCTGGAATACAGAGATCGCAAAACTCTCCCGTGAGCATAACGATGCTAATATTTTAAGTATTCCTGCCAGGTTCGTTTCTAAAGACTTAGCTACCCAAATGATGGAAACCTTTGTAAATACTGAATTTGAAGGCGGACGTCATCAAAGAAGAGTAGATAAAATTCCCGCAAAAAAAGCTTGTTAA
- a CDS encoding GNAT family N-acetyltransferase yields the protein MDLNIEVKKFSELSLTELYDILQLRSEVFVVEQDCVYQDIDGKDNEALHIIGFKEDEIVAYTRCFKPGYYFEEAAIGRVVVKDLERKFGYGHEIMKASDKAIKEHYKTSNIKLSAQQYLIKFYESHGYQTTGEGYLEDGIPHIGMIKD from the coding sequence ATGGATTTAAATATTGAAGTAAAAAAGTTCAGTGAATTAAGCCTCACTGAACTTTATGATATTTTACAGTTAAGATCTGAAGTTTTTGTGGTGGAGCAGGATTGTGTTTATCAGGATATAGATGGTAAAGACAACGAAGCATTACATATTATCGGATTCAAAGAAGATGAAATCGTTGCTTATACCCGTTGTTTTAAGCCAGGGTATTACTTTGAGGAAGCTGCTATTGGCCGTGTGGTGGTAAAAGATTTAGAAAGGAAGTTTGGCTATGGTCATGAGATAATGAAAGCTTCAGATAAAGCAATTAAAGAGCATTATAAGACTTCAAATATCAAATTATCTGCTCAGCAATATCTTATCAAATTTTATGAATCTCATGGATATCAAACAACCGGCGAAGGTTACTTGGAAGATGGTATTCCGCATATCGGGATGATCAAGGATTAG
- a CDS encoding sterol desaturase family protein, which yields MENFLLFFENMATWQKLAWLSLVLGLFWILEGYYALVKFRYNKWKHAKTNFILLGFVMFINLVFGLLTGGLFLWLNNSQFGLLQIIDLPIWVELILALMVLDLIAQYFVHFLLHKIKWMWRLHLIHHTDTHVDATTGTRHHPFDFVIRESFALIAVIIMGMPVAFYLFYRILSVFFTYFTHANIKLPKNMDRVLSYVFVTPDMHKFHHHFQLPWTDRNFGNMLSIWDRIFGTFVYEKTENIRYGIDILADENSDNIRYQLGIPFNRSIKTKN from the coding sequence TTGGAAAATTTTCTTCTATTCTTTGAAAACATGGCTACCTGGCAAAAGCTGGCCTGGCTTAGCCTTGTACTGGGTCTATTCTGGATCCTTGAAGGTTACTATGCTTTAGTTAAATTTCGATATAATAAGTGGAAACATGCAAAAACAAACTTTATTCTGCTGGGTTTTGTCATGTTTATAAACCTGGTATTTGGATTACTAACGGGAGGATTATTTTTATGGCTTAATAATTCTCAATTCGGTCTATTGCAAATAATAGATCTGCCAATTTGGGTAGAACTTATTCTGGCTCTAATGGTGTTGGATCTCATTGCGCAATATTTCGTTCATTTCCTGCTACATAAAATAAAATGGATGTGGAGACTGCATCTTATACATCATACAGATACCCATGTAGATGCAACTACCGGTACCAGACATCATCCTTTCGATTTTGTGATTCGTGAAAGCTTTGCTCTTATAGCTGTTATTATTATGGGAATGCCCGTTGCCTTCTATTTATTTTATCGAATTTTAAGCGTCTTCTTTACATATTTTACGCATGCTAATATTAAACTTCCCAAAAATATGGACAGGGTTTTGAGCTACGTATTTGTAACGCCAGACATGCATAAATTTCATCATCATTTTCAATTGCCATGGACAGATCGTAACTTCGGAAATATGCTTAGTATCTGGGATAGGATTTTTGGCACTTTCGTATATGAAAAAACTGAAAATATACGCTACGGAATTGATATCCTAGCAGATGAAAATTCAGATAATATAAGATATCAACTAGGTATTCCTTTCAACAGGTCTATTAAAACAAAGAACTAA
- a CDS encoding S41 family peptidase produces the protein MKKRINRIIILPIVLIGIFIGTVSFKSDFFEIAKQIEIFTTLFKEINMNYVDETNPAALMDTAIKSMLTDLDPYTNYWNEQDVEAARINSAGEYTGIGALVKTGREAITIMETYKDYPADKAGLKAGDEIIKIGNINVTEFKEDAGELLNGTPDSDINITYRRQGEIKTTSLKRGAVELDAVPFYKLLDDNSAYIVLSKFNAKASTQVKQALKELKNDGADKVILDLRGNLGGLLNEAINVSNIFVPKDELIVTTKSVIEKYNREYFTQKEPIDTKIPLIVLVNGRSASASEIVAGAIQDLDRGVIVGARSFGKGLVQRPKELAYGTQIKITISRYYTPSGRCIQALDYRRRNEDGKAVRTKVEDYNEFTTRNGRKVYDGGGILPDVQLKTSEFSDITQSLLLQDAIFDYATNYYYSHELKSPADFSFTDSDFKEFKNYLESSDFKYQTATEIELNEMMEKAEDEALKSQISSEVEKIKAQISAFKKQELDNKKPEIVSLLTDEIIKRYFYKEGLYEYYTESNPEITKAKSLLNNPSEYSKILN, from the coding sequence ATGAAAAAACGAATCAATAGAATTATTATACTTCCGATAGTTCTCATCGGTATTTTTATTGGGACGGTAAGTTTCAAATCAGATTTTTTTGAGATCGCCAAACAGATAGAGATCTTCACTACACTGTTCAAGGAAATCAACATGAATTATGTAGATGAAACCAATCCGGCTGCATTAATGGATACGGCCATTAAATCTATGCTTACAGATCTTGATCCTTATACCAATTATTGGAACGAACAGGACGTGGAAGCAGCCAGAATCAATAGTGCTGGAGAATATACCGGCATTGGTGCTTTGGTGAAAACAGGACGTGAAGCCATTACCATCATGGAAACTTATAAAGATTATCCCGCAGATAAAGCCGGTTTAAAAGCCGGAGATGAGATTATTAAGATTGGAAATATCAATGTAACCGAATTTAAAGAAGATGCCGGAGAATTGCTTAATGGAACTCCAGATAGTGATATAAATATTACCTACCGCAGACAGGGGGAAATCAAAACTACCAGTTTAAAACGCGGTGCTGTAGAACTTGATGCGGTGCCATTTTACAAATTACTCGATGATAATTCGGCTTATATCGTACTGTCTAAATTTAATGCAAAAGCATCTACGCAGGTTAAACAAGCGCTTAAAGAACTCAAAAACGATGGAGCAGATAAAGTTATACTGGATCTAAGAGGAAATTTGGGTGGCTTATTAAATGAAGCGATCAACGTTAGTAATATTTTTGTTCCAAAAGATGAGTTGATAGTTACTACGAAATCTGTGATCGAGAAATATAATAGGGAATATTTTACTCAAAAAGAGCCAATAGATACCAAAATTCCATTAATAGTCTTAGTTAATGGTAGAAGTGCTTCCGCCAGCGAAATTGTAGCCGGCGCGATTCAGGATTTGGATCGTGGGGTGATAGTTGGCGCCAGAAGTTTCGGAAAAGGTCTGGTTCAAAGGCCTAAAGAACTCGCTTACGGCACCCAGATTAAAATCACTATTTCAAGATATTATACCCCTAGCGGAAGATGTATTCAGGCATTGGATTACAGGCGCCGAAATGAGGATGGAAAGGCCGTAAGAACCAAAGTGGAAGATTATAACGAATTCACCACACGTAATGGTAGAAAAGTGTATGATGGTGGGGGAATACTTCCGGATGTACAACTTAAAACTTCTGAATTTAGTGACATAACCCAGTCATTATTACTTCAGGACGCTATTTTTGATTATGCAACCAACTATTATTATTCACATGAACTAAAGAGTCCAGCAGATTTTAGTTTTACAGATTCAGATTTTAAGGAATTTAAAAACTATCTGGAATCTTCAGATTTTAAATATCAAACGGCTACTGAAATTGAGTTGAATGAGATGATGGAGAAAGCGGAAGATGAAGCTTTAAAATCTCAAATTTCTTCAGAAGTTGAAAAAATAAAAGCACAGATTTCAGCATTTAAAAAACAGGAACTGGATAATAAAAAGCCTGAAATAGTAAGTTTATTGACCGATGAAATTATTAAAAGGTATTTTTATAAAGAAGGTTTATATGAATATTATACTGAAAGTAATCCTGAAATAACCAAAGCCAAATCCCTACTGAATAATCCATCTGAGTACTCTAAAATTTTGAATTAG
- the rnpA gene encoding ribonuclease P protein component, producing the protein MDESFGKSQKLKSKKLIDQLFVEGKNIKSYPLKLVYIPINNSENPELRTGVSVPKKLVKTAVKRNRIKRLMREVYRKNKYLVTKDLVSSYAFMFIHISREEMTYEKLEQSMIKILERFREKIHTDEKTNQ; encoded by the coding sequence ATGGATGAAAGTTTTGGAAAATCACAAAAACTTAAAAGCAAAAAACTCATTGATCAGCTTTTTGTAGAAGGAAAGAATATTAAATCCTATCCGCTTAAATTAGTATATATACCTATAAATAATTCTGAAAATCCCGAATTAAGGACAGGTGTTTCAGTTCCAAAGAAATTGGTGAAAACTGCCGTAAAGCGTAATAGAATTAAGCGACTAATGCGGGAAGTTTATAGAAAAAATAAGTATCTTGTTACCAAAGACTTAGTATCTTCTTACGCATTCATGTTCATTCATATTTCCCGTGAAGAAATGACTTATGAAAAACTTGAACAAAGCATGATAAAAATTCTGGAGCGTTTCAGAGAAAAAATACATACAGATGAAAAAACGAATCAATAG